Proteins encoded within one genomic window of Marinilabiliales bacterium:
- a CDS encoding 2-oxoglutarate ferredoxin oxidoreductase subunit gamma: MTEEIIIAGFGGQGVLSMGKILAYSGIMEDQEVSWMPSYGPEMRGGTANVTVIMSDEPISSPIINRFDTAIILNQQSMDKFEDSVKPGGLLLYDGNGITRHPERKDIKVYRVDAAEEAARMESARIFNMIVLGGFLKIKPLVKIENVRKGIAESLPERHHGLIPLNEKAVLRGMEIVKKVFEPAPE; the protein is encoded by the coding sequence ATGACAGAAGAGATCATCATAGCAGGATTCGGGGGACAGGGTGTGCTTTCAATGGGCAAGATCCTGGCCTATTCGGGTATCATGGAAGATCAGGAGGTAAGCTGGATGCCTTCATACGGGCCCGAGATGCGCGGAGGTACCGCAAATGTGACGGTCATCATGAGCGACGAACCCATCAGCTCGCCAATAATCAACAGGTTTGACACCGCCATAATCCTTAACCAGCAGTCGATGGACAAGTTTGAGGATTCGGTCAAGCCCGGGGGACTGCTCCTGTATGACGGAAACGGCATAACAAGGCATCCCGAAAGGAAGGATATAAAGGTATACCGTGTTGATGCGGCCGAAGAGGCTGCCAGGATGGAGTCGGCCAGAATATTCAATATGATAGTGTTGGGCGGCTTTCTCAAGATAAAGCCACTGGTGAAGATAGAGAATGTGAGAAAGGGAATTGCCGAATCGCTTCCCGAGAGGCATCACGGACTGATACCCCTGAATGAAAAGGCGGTTTTACGGGGGATGGAGATAGTAAAAAAGGTGTTTGAACCCGCCCCGGAATAG
- a CDS encoding pyridoxal phosphate-dependent aminotransferase, whose product MEKSVTVNCETVSDLIKKNNLADLGKANIRDIVRLVNQLEASTGVKYIRMEMGVPGLDTCPIGIEAEKEALDKGVASGYPMIEGVSVLKKEASRFVKLFMNIDVDPEGCVPSVGSLQASMAAFMTVGRADSNKDTVLLIDPGFPVHKQQLNVLGLNYECFDVYNYRGEKLRNKLEAYLSAGNISSILYSNPNNPAWICFSEKELATIGELANKYDTVVLEDLAYFGMDFRSDISVPGEPPYQATVASYTPNYILLLSSSKAFSYAGQRTGLMVISDSLFGRSYPGLKRFFTSDKLGYAMVYGSLYSLSAGTNHSSQYGLAAMLKAASDGIYNFVDNVREYGERAAIMKKMFTGNGFRIVYDMDEDRPVGDGFYFTVSYPGMQGGELLENLLCFGISAISLEITGSTRKEGLRACVSQISRDQLPVLEERLKGFNERYGSD is encoded by the coding sequence ATGGAGAAATCAGTAACTGTAAACTGCGAAACGGTATCGGACCTTATCAAAAAAAACAACCTGGCTGACCTGGGCAAGGCGAATATCAGGGACATTGTGCGGCTTGTAAACCAGCTTGAAGCATCCACCGGTGTGAAATACATCAGGATGGAGATGGGGGTGCCGGGTCTTGATACCTGTCCGATAGGTATTGAGGCTGAAAAGGAAGCTCTCGATAAGGGTGTTGCATCAGGTTACCCCATGATTGAGGGGGTGTCAGTGCTGAAAAAGGAGGCCTCGAGGTTTGTAAAACTGTTCATGAATATAGATGTTGACCCTGAAGGGTGTGTGCCGTCAGTCGGATCACTGCAGGCAAGTATGGCTGCATTCATGACAGTGGGGAGAGCTGACAGCAACAAGGATACCGTGTTGCTGATCGATCCCGGCTTTCCCGTGCATAAACAGCAGCTTAACGTGCTGGGCCTGAATTACGAATGCTTTGATGTTTACAATTACAGGGGCGAAAAGCTGAGGAATAAGCTGGAGGCATACCTGTCGGCCGGAAACATCAGCTCTATTCTGTATTCCAATCCCAATAACCCGGCATGGATATGCTTTTCTGAAAAGGAGCTTGCCACAATTGGCGAACTCGCAAATAAATATGACACGGTAGTACTCGAGGATCTTGCCTATTTCGGAATGGACTTCAGAAGCGATATATCTGTTCCGGGAGAGCCTCCCTACCAGGCCACAGTTGCTTCCTATACTCCCAATTACATACTTCTGCTTTCAAGTTCAAAAGCATTCAGCTATGCAGGCCAGCGAACCGGACTTATGGTAATATCAGATTCGCTTTTCGGGAGGTCGTATCCCGGACTGAAAAGGTTCTTTACATCCGACAAGCTGGGCTATGCCATGGTTTACGGCTCATTATACTCATTGTCGGCGGGGACAAACCATTCGTCCCAGTACGGCCTTGCTGCCATGCTTAAGGCTGCCTCCGACGGCATCTATAATTTTGTTGATAATGTACGGGAGTATGGGGAGAGGGCTGCTATTATGAAAAAAATGTTCACCGGCAACGGGTTCAGGATTGTTTACGATATGGATGAGGACAGGCCGGTAGGCGACGGGTTCTATTTTACGGTCTCTTACCCGGGAATGCAGGGTGGTGAGCTGCTTGAGAACTTACTCTGTTTCGGGATCAGTGCAATTTCGCTTGAGATCACAGGCAGCACCCGCAAGGAAGGTTTGCGTGCTTGCGTGTCGCAGATATCGCGCGATCAGCTTCCGGTCCTTGAGGAGAGACTTAAGGGCTTTAATGAGCGCTATGGAAGTGATTAG
- a CDS encoding oxidoreductase — protein MQRSFDRRKFLKLSAAGAAGGLLTAAGPLRAATTHGKSLTAENGIIYRTLGKTGIKLPLVNLGFVRSDNPRIVNLALDMGMTLIDTAHGYNNGRNEEMLGQVLKNRDRDSYYIATRLRGDTEEQIMEAFETSLGRLGLDYVDMLGLHASASREHTLDETRLKAFSKIKEQGKARFLTVSTHSNEPEVIRAVADSGVYDVVFTAYNFRMEHFNEINEAIDYAAAAGTGIIAMKTMAGAYWDRERKDPINVKAALKYVFQNPNIHSSIPGMDTFQELEENFEVNHDIGLTPDELRDLRIDQADTGMFCLGCEKCADQCIRDLPVNEIMRSYMYAYGYSRTALARETMDKLEIDGDACANCDSCNVKCIQGFDVAEKIRDIDRIRMVPREFLTG, from the coding sequence ATGCAAAGATCATTTGACCGCAGAAAGTTCCTTAAGCTTTCTGCTGCAGGAGCTGCCGGCGGACTCCTCACAGCTGCCGGTCCCCTGAGGGCAGCCACAACCCATGGTAAGTCCCTGACAGCAGAAAACGGGATAATATACCGGACACTCGGAAAAACCGGAATCAAACTGCCGCTCGTGAACCTTGGCTTCGTGCGTTCCGATAATCCCCGGATCGTCAACCTGGCGCTTGACATGGGCATGACATTGATTGATACCGCCCACGGATACAATAACGGCAGGAACGAAGAGATGCTGGGCCAGGTGCTGAAAAACAGGGACAGGGATTCATATTATATTGCAACAAGACTCAGAGGCGATACCGAAGAACAGATCATGGAGGCGTTCGAAACCAGTCTCGGACGACTGGGACTGGACTATGTTGATATGCTGGGACTTCATGCATCGGCATCGCGCGAGCATACTCTTGATGAAACCAGGCTTAAAGCTTTCTCCAAAATAAAGGAACAGGGTAAAGCCCGGTTCCTTACTGTATCGACTCACTCGAACGAACCCGAGGTGATACGGGCTGTTGCAGACAGCGGTGTATATGATGTGGTCTTTACAGCATATAACTTCCGGATGGAGCATTTCAATGAAATAAATGAAGCCATCGACTATGCTGCTGCTGCAGGAACCGGCATCATTGCAATGAAGACGATGGCAGGTGCATACTGGGACAGGGAAAGGAAGGATCCTATCAATGTAAAGGCGGCTCTAAAATATGTTTTTCAGAATCCCAACATTCACTCTTCCATTCCGGGTATGGATACATTCCAGGAACTTGAGGAAAACTTTGAAGTCAATCATGACATTGGTCTGACCCCTGATGAATTGAGGGATCTCAGGATTGACCAGGCAGATACCGGTATGTTCTGCCTAGGATGTGAAAAGTGTGCGGACCAGTGCATAAGAGACCTGCCTGTCAACGAGATCATGCGTTCCTACATGTATGCCTACGGATACAGTCGAACAGCGCTTGCGCGCGAAACCATGGATAAACTGGAGATAGACGGAGATGCGTGTGCAAATTGCGATTCCTGCAATGTGAAATGCATACAGGGATTTGATGTTGCAGAAAAGATCAGGGATATCGACAGGATCCGTATGGTCCCCCGGGAATTCCTTACAGGGTAA
- a CDS encoding 2-oxoglutarate oxidoreductase: protein MAENTGIKDIVKDENLVYQKTSVLTDNVMHYCPGCGHGTAHRLIAEVIEDMDIQSDTLGVTPVGCAVLMYNYLDIDMQEAAHGRAPAVATAIKRLMPDKYVFTYQGDGDLAAIGTAETIHACNRGENIAIFFINNGIYGMTGGQMAPTTLSGMKSSTSPYGRDVQMMGNPMKMTELVAQLPGTWYVTRQTVHTPASVRKAKKAIRQAFENQKLKKGLSLVEIVSNCNSGWKMSPVEANKWMAENMFPFYPPGDIKLEGKLVVKE, encoded by the coding sequence ATGGCAGAAAATACCGGCATAAAAGATATAGTAAAGGATGAAAACCTTGTCTACCAAAAGACAAGTGTTTTGACTGACAACGTGATGCACTACTGTCCGGGATGCGGGCATGGAACTGCACACAGGCTGATTGCCGAAGTAATCGAAGATATGGATATACAGTCCGATACCTTAGGTGTTACACCGGTTGGATGTGCTGTGTTGATGTACAACTATCTTGACATTGACATGCAGGAAGCGGCACACGGCAGGGCGCCGGCAGTAGCCACTGCCATTAAAAGGCTGATGCCCGATAAATACGTGTTCACTTACCAGGGAGACGGCGACCTTGCGGCTATAGGTACTGCAGAGACAATACATGCTTGCAACAGGGGTGAGAATATTGCAATATTCTTTATCAACAACGGGATATACGGGATGACCGGGGGACAGATGGCGCCTACCACCCTTTCGGGCATGAAATCCTCTACCTCTCCCTATGGCAGGGATGTGCAGATGATGGGCAACCCGATGAAGATGACCGAGCTGGTTGCACAACTTCCCGGCACCTGGTATGTGACGAGACAGACCGTTCACACCCCGGCAAGTGTGAGGAAAGCAAAAAAGGCCATTAGGCAGGCATTCGAGAACCAGAAGCTGAAGAAAGGGCTGTCGCTGGTTGAGATAGTGTCGAACTGCAATTCGGGCTGGAAAATGTCACCCGTAGAAGCAAACAAATGGATGGCCGAGAATATGTTCCCTTTCTATCCTCCCGGCGATATCAAGCTGGAAGGCAAACTGGTTGTTAAAGAATAA
- a CDS encoding nicotinate-nucleotide adenylyltransferase, with protein sequence MKTRRNNKTRRDQAGPVRLMSKPSAIMNAARKYKTIRTGLLFGSFNPVHIGHIAIAAYMKEFAGMEEIWFIVSPKNPFKRQDSLADPADRLEMVKLAIEPYKSFRASDVEFGMPVPSYTYDTMQKLTVDFPGREFSIITGTDNIGSIRKWKDGDKLIAVCDFLVYPRPESDAGAIEGFISAKLVKAPMIDVSSSFIRRSLSEGRDMRAFVPGAAYDFIEKKGLYR encoded by the coding sequence TTGAAAACCCGCAGGAATAACAAAACCCGCCGGGATCAGGCTGGCCCGGTAAGGTTAATGTCAAAACCATCAGCAATAATGAACGCTGCCAGAAAATACAAGACCATAAGGACCGGACTTCTCTTCGGTTCATTCAACCCGGTACATATTGGCCATATTGCCATCGCTGCCTACATGAAGGAGTTTGCAGGCATGGAGGAGATATGGTTTATCGTGAGCCCTAAAAACCCTTTTAAAAGACAGGACAGCCTTGCCGATCCGGCCGACCGGCTTGAAATGGTAAAGCTGGCCATAGAACCTTATAAATCTTTCAGGGCGTCTGACGTGGAATTTGGTATGCCTGTTCCCTCCTACACTTATGATACTATGCAAAAGCTTACCGTTGACTTCCCCGGAAGGGAATTCAGTATCATAACAGGCACCGACAATATTGGAAGTATCAGGAAATGGAAGGATGGCGATAAGCTTATAGCAGTGTGTGATTTTCTGGTTTATCCGAGGCCGGAGAGCGATGCCGGGGCCATTGAAGGGTTCATAAGTGCGAAACTTGTAAAAGCACCTATGATTGACGTATCTTCTTCGTTTATAAGGCGTTCACTGAGCGAGGGACGCGACATGCGGGCATTCGTGCCGGGTGCGGCATACGATTTTATTGAGAAGAAGGGCCTCTACAGGTGA
- the vorB gene encoding 3-methyl-2-oxobutanoate dehydrogenase subunit VorB, with product MKELKLMKGNEAIAEAAIRAGADAYFGYPITPQSEILEYLMAEKPHERTGMVVLQAESEVAAINMVYGGAACGRKVLTSSSSPGISLKQEGLSYIAGSELPCVVVNVVRGGPGLGTIQPAQSDYFQAVKGGGHGDYRLIVLAPQSVQEMADFVDLGFELAFKYRNPVMILTDGALGQMMEKVWLQEQKPRMKTFPEWATTGKTPDRERNVITSLDLDSAEQEKFNLKLQEKYRKLEAEEVRFEHTETEDAEYLLVAYGTSARICQKSVRLAREKGIKAGLLRPVTLFPFPKKPLMELAGKVKGILTVEMSTGQMVEDVRLAVECKVQVEHYGRMGGIIPTPEEIVDALGNNFLK from the coding sequence ATGAAGGAACTTAAACTGATGAAGGGGAATGAGGCAATAGCCGAAGCTGCGATCCGTGCGGGAGCCGACGCATACTTCGGATATCCGATCACCCCTCAGAGTGAGATACTCGAATATCTTATGGCCGAGAAACCACATGAGCGTACAGGCATGGTGGTACTGCAGGCTGAAAGCGAAGTGGCAGCCATCAATATGGTCTACGGAGGCGCTGCCTGCGGCAGAAAGGTGCTTACGTCCTCCTCGAGCCCCGGTATCAGCCTGAAACAGGAGGGGCTATCTTATATTGCAGGTTCGGAGCTTCCGTGCGTGGTAGTGAACGTGGTAAGGGGAGGACCCGGACTGGGTACTATTCAGCCTGCGCAGTCCGATTATTTCCAGGCGGTCAAGGGTGGCGGACACGGTGATTACAGGTTGATAGTGCTTGCCCCGCAGTCGGTTCAGGAGATGGCCGATTTTGTGGACCTTGGATTCGAGCTTGCATTTAAATACCGCAACCCGGTAATGATACTGACCGACGGTGCACTGGGACAGATGATGGAGAAGGTATGGCTGCAGGAACAGAAGCCGAGGATGAAAACCTTTCCTGAATGGGCCACTACCGGAAAGACACCTGACAGGGAAAGAAACGTAATAACGTCGCTGGACCTTGATTCGGCCGAACAGGAGAAATTCAACCTGAAACTTCAGGAGAAATACAGGAAGCTGGAGGCGGAAGAGGTGCGGTTTGAGCATACCGAAACAGAAGATGCGGAATACCTGCTCGTTGCTTACGGCACAAGCGCCAGGATCTGCCAGAAATCAGTCCGCCTCGCCCGGGAGAAGGGTATCAAAGCCGGACTGCTGCGGCCTGTTACTCTGTTCCCCTTTCCAAAAAAACCTCTTATGGAGCTTGCGGGAAAGGTAAAGGGTATACTGACCGTTGAGATGAGTACCGGCCAGATGGTTGAGGATGTGAGGCTGGCTGTTGAGTGCAAAGTTCAGGTGGAGCACTACGGCCGTATGGGTGGAATAATACCGACTCCGGAAGAGATAGTTGACGCCCTCGGTAATAACTTCTTAAAATAG
- a CDS encoding guanylate kinase codes for MMEGKLVIISAPSGSGKTTLVRYLLNRKLPLAFSVSACSRPERPHETEGKDYYFLSAAQFREKIDKGEFVEWEEVYQDHFYGTLKSEIRRIWNMGMHVVFDVDVVGGLNIKRQFGDRALAVFIMPPSVAELERRLVKRSTESPENLARRIEKAGAEMKRAAEFDVIIVNEVLDTAKKELYETVSRFLENPQE; via the coding sequence ATCATGGAGGGGAAACTTGTCATAATTTCTGCCCCTTCTGGTTCAGGCAAAACAACGCTGGTGCGTTACCTGCTGAACCGGAAATTGCCTCTCGCCTTCTCGGTATCAGCATGCAGCCGCCCCGAAAGGCCGCACGAAACAGAAGGGAAGGATTATTATTTCCTGTCAGCCGCTCAGTTCAGGGAAAAAATTGATAAGGGTGAATTCGTTGAGTGGGAAGAGGTTTACCAGGACCATTTTTACGGAACACTGAAGAGTGAGATAAGGCGTATTTGGAACATGGGCATGCATGTTGTTTTCGATGTCGATGTGGTTGGGGGACTTAACATCAAAAGGCAGTTTGGAGATCGGGCACTGGCAGTCTTCATAATGCCCCCTTCGGTGGCAGAGCTGGAGCGGAGACTGGTTAAACGGTCAACCGAGAGCCCTGAAAACCTTGCCAGGAGAATCGAAAAAGCCGGTGCTGAAATGAAACGTGCCGCCGAATTTGATGTTATCATAGTAAACGAAGTCCTCGACACGGCAAAGAAAGAACTGTACGAAACCGTCAGCCGTTTTCTTGAAAACCCGCAGGAATAA
- a CDS encoding twin-arginine translocation signal domain-containing protein yields the protein MSRSLDRRNFLKLSAAGAAGSILAGSGSLHAGTSTFSKTTATNGIIHRTLGRTGMSLPVVNLGVMRVDNPRIVTMALDGGMTLLDTAHGYQNGRNEEMLGQLLENRPRDSFYLATKVSARGTDMSTEEFISTFEISLERLKLDYVDILYLHGPSSREAVLQEEHLGALMKLREQGRTRFIGVTTHSNEPEVIRAAVESGEYDVVCPAYNFNMGNLPDLKDAIAEAAGAGLGVIVMKTMAGAYWDRERQDPINTRAALKWALQNENIHTSIPGVTAFQELEDNFEVMKDISMTPGEIGDLRLDTADTGMYCLGCEKCTAQCRQKLPVPDMMRSYMYAYGYRDLSLSRATMDSLDLIGPACESCTSCAVKCTQGFDVAGKIKDIDRIRQVPSEFIT from the coding sequence ATGAGCAGATCACTTGACCGTAGAAATTTCCTGAAACTTTCGGCAGCAGGAGCAGCCGGAAGCATTCTGGCCGGGAGCGGGTCGCTGCATGCCGGTACTTCCACCTTTTCTAAAACCACTGCAACCAATGGGATAATTCACAGGACGCTCGGGCGGACAGGCATGAGCCTTCCGGTGGTGAATCTCGGGGTTATGAGAGTAGACAACCCAAGGATCGTTACCATGGCGCTTGACGGGGGAATGACCCTGCTTGACACGGCACACGGCTACCAGAACGGCAGGAACGAGGAGATGCTGGGACAGCTTCTCGAAAACAGGCCCAGGGACTCTTTCTACCTGGCAACAAAGGTAAGTGCAAGGGGCACAGATATGTCGACCGAAGAGTTTATATCAACCTTTGAAATAAGCCTGGAAAGATTGAAGCTGGATTATGTAGACATACTGTACCTTCATGGCCCCTCTTCACGCGAAGCGGTGCTGCAGGAGGAACATCTGGGAGCACTCATGAAGCTCAGGGAACAGGGCCGCACCAGGTTTATAGGTGTCACAACCCACTCGAACGAACCGGAAGTTATCAGGGCTGCCGTAGAAAGCGGCGAGTATGATGTTGTTTGCCCTGCCTATAACTTCAACATGGGAAATCTCCCGGATCTGAAAGACGCGATTGCCGAAGCTGCCGGGGCCGGACTGGGTGTAATCGTAATGAAAACCATGGCCGGAGCATACTGGGACAGGGAACGCCAGGACCCGATAAATACCAGGGCCGCCCTGAAGTGGGCGCTGCAGAATGAGAATATTCACACCTCAATTCCCGGCGTTACTGCCTTCCAGGAGCTGGAAGACAACTTTGAAGTCATGAAGGATATATCCATGACACCCGGTGAGATTGGCGATCTGAGGCTTGACACTGCAGATACGGGCATGTACTGCCTTGGCTGTGAAAAGTGCACGGCACAATGTCGCCAAAAATTACCTGTGCCCGATATGATGCGATCCTACATGTATGCCTACGGATACAGGGACCTCTCCCTTTCCCGGGCAACAATGGATTCGCTTGACCTGATAGGCCCTGCATGTGAAAGCTGCACTTCCTGCGCGGTAAAATGCACCCAGGGATTCGATGTAGCCGGCAAGATCAAAGATATTGACAGAATACGCCAGGTCCCGTCAGAATTCATAACATAG
- a CDS encoding YicC family protein: MIKSMTGCGKATCELPEKKVTIEMRSLNSRNLDINIKLPGILRDREALLRSDISQVLCRGKIDVVVTIDHTGTEHIPVINRNAVRHYFEELSKTAADLRITGNHNLELMKLAMRMPDILITGRTGADENEWAKIYGSFREALGQVDKYRGDEGEAMKTDLVRRIADIEENLGKIEQFEALRIETIRARLQQNLNEFLGNNNVDRNRFEQEILFYLEKLDITEEKVRLSNHMAYFRETLSGKETAGKKIGFICQEIGREINTIGSKANDFNIQKLVVQMKDDLEKIKEQSLNIL, from the coding sequence ATGATAAAGTCAATGACGGGGTGCGGCAAAGCAACCTGCGAACTACCTGAAAAAAAGGTGACGATTGAGATGCGCTCGCTGAACAGCCGGAACCTTGATATCAACATCAAGCTGCCCGGTATTTTAAGGGACAGGGAGGCGTTGCTGCGCAGCGATATTTCCCAGGTGCTCTGCCGCGGAAAAATAGATGTCGTAGTAACAATTGATCATACCGGCACCGAACATATTCCGGTTATCAACAGGAACGCCGTCAGGCACTATTTTGAAGAGCTCAGCAAGACAGCCGCCGATCTGCGAATTACCGGCAACCACAACCTCGAGCTCATGAAGCTTGCCATGCGAATGCCCGATATACTGATCACGGGCCGCACCGGTGCCGATGAAAATGAGTGGGCGAAAATATACGGCAGCTTCAGGGAGGCGCTCGGGCAGGTTGACAAATACCGGGGTGACGAAGGAGAAGCAATGAAGACCGACCTTGTCAGGAGAATTGCTGATATCGAAGAGAACCTCGGCAAAATTGAGCAATTTGAGGCCCTGAGGATAGAAACAATCCGCGCAAGGCTGCAGCAAAACCTCAACGAGTTCCTTGGCAACAATAATGTTGACCGAAACCGGTTTGAGCAGGAGATACTTTTTTACCTCGAAAAGCTGGATATAACCGAAGAGAAGGTGAGGCTGTCAAACCATATGGCATATTTCAGGGAGACCCTTTCGGGGAAGGAGACGGCCGGCAAGAAGATAGGGTTCATCTGCCAGGAGATAGGCCGGGAGATCAATACTATCGGCTCAAAGGCAAATGATTTCAATATCCAGAAACTTGTCGTCCAGATGAAGGATGACCTGGAAAAGATAAAGGAACAATCCCTTAACATCCTGTGA
- a CDS encoding 4Fe-4S dicluster domain-containing protein, with amino-acid sequence MAKPKGSIKVDRERCKGCEICVLACPTGVISLAREVNSKGYHFSYMENPDACTGCTNCAVVCPDGVITVYRKKVNT; translated from the coding sequence ATGGCTAAACCAAAAGGTTCCATAAAAGTTGACAGGGAGAGGTGCAAAGGCTGCGAGATATGTGTGCTGGCATGCCCTACCGGCGTCATAAGCCTTGCACGTGAGGTTAACAGCAAGGGCTATCATTTTTCCTATATGGAAAACCCTGATGCATGCACCGGCTGCACAAACTGTGCAGTAGTCTGCCCCGACGGGGTTATCACCGTTTACAGGAAGAAGGTCAATACCTGA
- a CDS encoding CoA-binding protein, which yields MINKHLTDPRSIVVVGGSNDVRKPGGKVVKNIIDNGYTGDLFVANPKEDTVQGVKSYRNMEDLPGADLAILAVAARHCLPAIELLAKKKSTKAFIILSAGFSEESAEGAEMERKIVEVINSAGACLIGPNCIGMMNGRHASVFTTPVPRLHEGGVDFVSGSGAVAVYTMEAGYDVGLSFASVWSVGNSAQTGVEEVVKYLDETFDRRSSSRIKLLYMESVKKPDMLLRHASSLISKGCRIAAIKSGSSEAGSRAATSHTGALAGSDAAVSALFRKAGIVRCRSRQELINVAGVFMHSPPAGNRYAIITHAGGSAVMLTDTLSEGGLEVPPIEGEHSRELLSMLYPGSSVANPIDFLATGNAEQLGHIIDHCEEKFDNIDAMAVIFGSPGLAPVFDVYDLLHEKMDSCSKPIYPVLPSVINAAEEIRAFTERGRFCFRDEVALGQALNIVSSTPHPVPATVTLPALDNATIREVVESNPAGYLEPGEINRLLDAAGIPRVAEAVTNDPGDAVYRAGLFGYPVVMKVVGPLHKSDAGGVVLNIEDEDRVRHEFGRLMSIEGAVAVMIQPMLSGTEIFAGVKQEPPFGHLVLGGLGGIFVEVFSDVAGGLAPLHQEEALDIIGRIRGKAVLEGTRGLKGVNTGMFADILVRLSALVQAAPEIAEMDLNPLLGTPDRVIAVDARISINKTT from the coding sequence ATGATCAACAAACATCTCACTGATCCGCGCAGCATAGTCGTCGTGGGTGGCTCCAATGATGTCAGGAAACCAGGGGGCAAGGTAGTAAAGAATATAATTGACAACGGGTATACAGGCGACCTCTTTGTTGCCAATCCCAAAGAAGATACTGTGCAGGGTGTTAAAAGCTACAGGAATATGGAGGACCTCCCCGGGGCCGACCTTGCAATTCTGGCCGTTGCCGCCCGTCACTGCCTGCCTGCGATAGAGCTGCTGGCAAAAAAGAAGAGCACAAAAGCATTCATAATACTTTCTGCCGGTTTCTCTGAAGAGAGTGCGGAGGGAGCAGAGATGGAAAGGAAGATAGTGGAGGTGATCAACTCAGCAGGTGCATGCCTTATCGGTCCCAACTGCATCGGTATGATGAACGGCAGGCATGCAAGTGTCTTTACCACTCCGGTCCCCCGGCTGCATGAGGGGGGGGTGGACTTTGTTTCAGGATCTGGCGCAGTGGCGGTCTATACGATGGAGGCAGGTTATGATGTTGGACTTTCCTTCGCGTCGGTCTGGTCGGTAGGTAACAGCGCCCAGACCGGTGTGGAGGAGGTGGTGAAGTATCTGGATGAGACTTTCGACAGGCGTTCAAGCTCCAGGATCAAGCTGCTCTATATGGAGAGCGTGAAGAAACCCGATATGCTGCTCAGGCATGCTTCATCGCTTATCAGCAAGGGATGCAGGATTGCCGCAATAAAATCGGGATCATCGGAAGCGGGCAGCAGGGCTGCTACTTCGCATACCGGAGCTCTTGCAGGTTCTGATGCGGCAGTAAGTGCGCTGTTCCGCAAGGCGGGGATTGTGAGGTGCCGCAGCAGGCAGGAGCTTATTAACGTAGCAGGGGTATTCATGCACAGTCCGCCGGCAGGTAACAGGTACGCCATAATAACACATGCCGGAGGTTCGGCGGTTATGCTTACCGACACCCTTTCGGAGGGCGGACTTGAGGTGCCGCCTATCGAGGGGGAGCACAGCCGGGAGCTGCTCTCCATGTTGTATCCCGGATCCTCGGTTGCCAATCCCATCGATTTTCTTGCCACGGGAAACGCTGAACAGCTCGGCCATATCATTGACCATTGTGAGGAGAAGTTTGACAATATCGATGCAATGGCGGTTATTTTCGGGAGTCCCGGTCTGGCACCCGTGTTTGATGTGTATGACCTGCTTCATGAAAAGATGGATAGCTGCAGTAAACCGATATATCCTGTACTGCCTTCTGTAATAAATGCAGCAGAGGAGATCAGGGCCTTTACTGAACGGGGACGTTTCTGTTTCAGGGATGAAGTGGCGCTGGGGCAGGCGCTTAACATCGTTTCTTCGACGCCGCATCCTGTCCCGGCAACCGTTACATTGCCGGCCCTGGATAACGCAACGATCAGAGAGGTTGTGGAGAGTAATCCTGCAGGATACCTTGAACCGGGAGAGATCAACAGGCTGCTTGATGCAGCGGGGATCCCAAGGGTTGCAGAAGCCGTGACAAATGATCCCGGAGATGCCGTTTACAGGGCGGGGTTGTTCGGATACCCTGTCGTGATGAAGGTGGTAGGACCCCTGCACAAATCGGATGCCGGTGGTGTTGTGCTGAATATTGAAGATGAAGACCGGGTCAGGCATGAATTCGGCAGACTGATGTCAATTGAGGGTGCTGTGGCGGTCATGATACAGCCTATGTTGTCAGGCACCGAAATATTTGCCGGTGTCAAGCAAGAGCCCCCGTTCGGGCATTTGGTGCTTGGAGGACTTGGTGGAATTTTTGTCGAGGTTTTCAGCGATGTTGCCGGGGGACTGGCGCCATTGCACCAGGAAGAGGCGCTTGATATTATCGGTCGGATCAGGGGAAAAGCTGTTCTTGAGGGCACAAGGGGCCTGAAAGGGGTAAACACCGGCATGTTTGCCGATATACTGGTCAGGCTTTCTGCACTGGTGCAGGCCGCCCCCGAAATAGCTGAAATGGATCTGAACCCACTTCTCGGCACTCCCGACCGGGTGATAGCGGTGGATGCACGTATAAGTATAAATAAAACTACCTGA